One part of the Bacteroidales bacterium genome encodes these proteins:
- a CDS encoding type III polyketide synthase, whose translation MSRIISIGTAVPKHGTNQAVILDFMQAAYNDNEASRKLNLLFNHSGITTRYSAIPDFDSRKKNQSLFIKNNGLPDVKERLNVFKDHAISLAIEAIQDSLTKLNTTITDFEITHLITVTCTGLFAPGIDAALIEQLNLPNDIFHTSINFMGCNAAFSALKLGDMIAKTDVNAKVMIVCVELCTLHFQPKNNSNNLLSNTIFGDGAAAVVIVPDREAERMNRGGMVINGFYSLLLNKGRDLMSWNITPVNFEMILDAKIPYFIGDEVIEIVSKAGKKFNILPDKIDKWAVHPGGKKILDIIKDRLNLNDIDLQYSYKVLDEYGNMSSPTILFVLNEIFQAEHKPNETTLSIGFGPGLSIETALFTYVE comes from the coding sequence ATGAGTAGAATAATTTCGATAGGAACAGCCGTTCCAAAACACGGCACAAACCAAGCTGTAATACTAGATTTTATGCAAGCCGCCTATAATGATAATGAGGCCTCGCGTAAGCTAAACCTACTATTCAATCACAGCGGGATAACCACACGATATTCTGCCATCCCCGATTTTGATAGCAGAAAAAAAAATCAATCCCTATTCATTAAAAACAATGGTTTACCAGATGTAAAGGAGAGGTTAAATGTATTTAAAGATCATGCCATATCGCTTGCCATTGAAGCAATTCAGGATTCACTAACAAAATTGAATACAACAATAACCGATTTTGAGATTACGCATCTAATCACCGTTACCTGCACAGGGCTATTTGCCCCAGGAATCGATGCAGCGTTAATTGAGCAGCTAAATCTACCCAACGATATATTTCATACCTCAATCAATTTTATGGGATGCAATGCTGCCTTTTCTGCGTTAAAACTGGGTGATATGATTGCCAAAACCGACGTGAATGCAAAGGTGATGATTGTTTGCGTGGAGCTATGCACCCTTCATTTTCAACCCAAAAACAATAGCAATAATTTACTATCGAATACCATTTTTGGCGATGGAGCCGCTGCTGTTGTTATTGTTCCCGATAGGGAGGCCGAACGAATGAATAGAGGAGGTATGGTGATAAACGGATTCTACTCATTGCTTCTTAACAAAGGGCGTGATTTAATGAGCTGGAATATTACGCCTGTTAATTTCGAGATGATTCTGGATGCTAAAATTCCATATTTTATTGGCGACGAAGTAATTGAAATTGTTTCTAAAGCCGGAAAGAAGTTTAATATTTTACCCGATAAAATTGATAAATGGGCAGTACATCCGGGTGGAAAGAAAATTCTGGATATTATCAAAGATCGATTGAATTTGAATGATATCGATTTACAATACTCATACAAAGTATTGGATGAATATGGAAATATGTCATCGCCAACCATTCTATTTGTACTGAACGAAATCTTTCAAGCCGAACACAAGCCCAACGAAACTACATTATCCATTGGATTTGGTCCAGGATTAAGCATCGAAACTGCCCTGTTTACCTATGTTGAGTAA
- a CDS encoding DUF2156 domain-containing protein, whose product MQDNLFKLTFTPIELSHKNQVEPILLEEPPLLASYTFSSLVSWKLIYNYEWAIFQDRTLIISANAPKRKNRHILQPLGTFTKECQEMLLTEMAKLDYQIIIFGVNDWFIKRFPEFTSHFEVKNNLGYANYIYKAEDLALLAGRKYAKKRNLISQTENSYSWTANPITGDCLNECIKLLEHIANDDRIENDQSLMNEKVALDYTLRHFKELNQQGLVIKVNGKPVAFSIYEKLNHNTADVHSEKADRSYKGLYQLINRETAKIILELGYEFINREEDINLPGLRMAKQSYYPVEVRPAYQLYFKK is encoded by the coding sequence ATGCAGGACAACTTATTTAAATTGACTTTCACTCCAATTGAATTATCTCATAAAAATCAGGTTGAACCAATACTTTTAGAAGAACCACCACTTCTGGCAAGTTATACCTTTTCAAGTTTAGTTTCGTGGAAATTGATTTACAACTACGAATGGGCTATATTTCAAGATAGAACGCTGATTATTAGCGCAAATGCTCCAAAACGAAAAAATAGACATATTCTTCAGCCGCTAGGCACTTTTACAAAAGAATGTCAAGAGATGCTGTTGACCGAAATGGCTAAATTGGACTATCAAATAATAATCTTTGGTGTTAATGATTGGTTTATTAAACGTTTTCCAGAATTTACTTCTCATTTCGAAGTCAAGAACAATTTGGGTTATGCAAATTATATATACAAGGCTGAAGATCTGGCGCTGCTTGCGGGGAGAAAATATGCGAAAAAAAGAAATCTTATCTCCCAAACTGAAAATTCTTATAGTTGGACTGCGAATCCAATAACTGGTGATTGTTTAAATGAATGTATTAAGCTTTTGGAACATATTGCCAATGATGATCGAATTGAGAATGATCAGAGTTTAATGAATGAAAAAGTAGCACTTGATTATACACTCCGGCATTTTAAAGAATTAAATCAGCAAGGGCTAGTAATTAAAGTAAATGGTAAGCCGGTAGCATTTTCCATTTACGAAAAATTGAATCATAATACCGCTGATGTTCATTCCGAAAAGGCTGATCGCAGCTACAAAGGGCTTTACCAGCTTATTAATCGCGAAACAGCCAAGATAATATTAGAATTGGGATATGAATTCATTAATCGAGAAGAAGATATAAATCTACCAGGACTTCGCATGGCTAAACAGTCCTATTACCCTGTTGAAGTGCGTCCAGCATATCAACTTTATTTTAAGAAATAG
- a CDS encoding bacteriocin, with protein sequence MKKESKKQSFETIVEAKEMSAFELNQIKGGDISCATGRIGDNGQLTCSSGKFVPHAQ encoded by the coding sequence ATGAAAAAGGAAAGTAAAAAACAATCATTTGAAACAATCGTTGAGGCAAAAGAAATGTCAGCGTTTGAGTTAAACCAGATTAAAGGTGGTGATATAAGTTGTGCTACTGGTAGAATTGGCGATAATGGTCAATTAACTTGCTCTTCAGGTAAATTTGTACCACACGCTCAATAA
- a CDS encoding TonB-dependent receptor: MKKLLLTLCVLLFLGISLVNGQTRKISGVVKSSEDGQTLPGVSIVVKGTTTGTTTNLDGKYEISVSADATTLVFSFIGMKAQEVPINGRAIIDIELAPETASLDEVVVVGFGTRLKSDLTGSISQVKAEDIANVTQPSFESAIQGKTSGVYVQSGTGKLGQGIKMRIRGSSSVSANNQPLYVVDNIAVNTDNIGDAGNEATNPMADFNPADIESIQVLKDASASAIYGARAANGVVIITTKRGKEGKTNFNFSTQIGFSEPAKKVGFMNRDQYLKLFEEAFNNTLAYTGDTDIWGAPDYQTLLDWVFPYWRDPVDPNNLAKGPNTNWENQALRKGSLRQYDLTASGGNEKTKFFTSLSMADQEAVIVGNSFDRISARLNLDQKANNLVSFGLSLNPVRTRNFRVANDNAFSQPLQMVALPPLDPVYIPGTTTLNKYTVYENGMIPLKYNSFNAEIFRNIGNVYAMFNLLPTLTFRTEAGMDLTNQREKGYQGRLTNDGGPFGNATDRTVTLLNTTSNSYFTFDKTFKENYNVNLVGGMSYQEAVWNTAIVTAQNFPSDQFKRIDSAAEITGAGSNGTNYSFLSYFLRSNLKFFDKYLITFSGRIDGSSRFGKNSRYGFFPAGSVAWVVSKEKFMSNQKIVSFLKLRTSWGVTGNAEIGNFSSRGLYQASNYAGYSGLVPGGIASPDLKWETTKQTDFGIDFGFLDNRITGEFDYYIKKTSDLLLNVTLPSTNGYTSVTKNVGNLENKGWEFVINTNNLTGEFQWNTSFNISANKNKITNLGGKVISTGIWRAMENYPIGVFYTKKFAGVDPANGDALFYTDATRTTTTNILSQAASQVVGDPNPDFVGGITNNFKYKGFDLNFVFQFVHGNDIFNGGRQWQADGLSYFDNQTLDIYNSNRWKTPGQITNQPQSRFDMGNGYGLSSMLVFDGSYIRLKDITLGYSVPTKLISRVGLTSVRVFVKGLNVWTKTKYPGWDPETNFTGTGASAQTQNLQQGYDFYTSPQPRTITFGLQLGF, from the coding sequence ATGAAAAAACTGTTATTAACCCTTTGTGTACTATTATTCCTAGGGATAAGCCTTGTTAACGGACAGACAAGGAAAATTTCAGGAGTAGTAAAAAGTTCTGAGGATGGACAAACTCTTCCAGGAGTTTCGATTGTTGTTAAGGGAACAACAACTGGTACAACAACAAATCTTGATGGGAAATATGAGATTAGTGTATCAGCTGATGCTACAACTCTAGTTTTCAGTTTTATTGGAATGAAAGCTCAAGAAGTGCCAATTAATGGAAGAGCAATTATTGATATAGAACTTGCTCCTGAAACAGCCTCGTTGGACGAAGTTGTTGTTGTGGGATTTGGTACTAGATTGAAATCTGACTTAACTGGTTCTATATCACAAGTTAAGGCAGAGGATATTGCAAACGTTACTCAGCCCAGTTTTGAGTCAGCAATTCAGGGAAAAACATCAGGTGTCTATGTTCAGAGTGGAACTGGTAAACTTGGACAAGGTATTAAAATGAGGATTCGTGGTTCTTCTTCAGTCTCTGCAAATAACCAACCATTATATGTAGTAGACAATATAGCAGTAAACACTGATAATATTGGTGATGCTGGTAATGAAGCCACAAACCCTATGGCTGATTTTAACCCTGCTGATATTGAATCAATTCAAGTTTTGAAAGATGCTTCCGCATCAGCAATATATGGTGCTAGAGCAGCAAATGGCGTTGTAATTATTACTACAAAACGGGGTAAAGAGGGTAAAACAAACTTTAACTTTTCAACACAGATTGGTTTCAGTGAACCAGCAAAAAAAGTTGGTTTTATGAATAGGGATCAATATCTTAAATTATTTGAGGAGGCTTTTAATAATACATTAGCATATACTGGTGATACTGATATTTGGGGTGCTCCTGATTATCAAACTTTACTTGATTGGGTTTTCCCTTACTGGAGAGATCCAGTAGATCCAAATAATCTGGCTAAAGGACCTAACACAAATTGGGAGAACCAAGCTTTGCGTAAAGGATCCCTACGTCAATATGATTTAACTGCTTCTGGTGGTAATGAAAAAACTAAATTCTTCACCTCTCTATCAATGGCTGATCAAGAGGCTGTTATTGTAGGTAACTCTTTTGATAGGATTAGTGCACGTTTAAACCTTGATCAGAAAGCAAATAATTTAGTGTCTTTTGGTCTAAGTCTAAACCCTGTTAGAACAAGAAACTTTAGGGTTGCTAATGATAATGCCTTCTCTCAACCATTACAGATGGTAGCATTACCTCCACTAGATCCAGTATATATTCCAGGAACTACTACTTTGAATAAATACACAGTTTATGAAAATGGAATGATTCCATTAAAATATAATAGTTTTAATGCTGAAATCTTTAGGAATATAGGTAATGTTTATGCAATGTTTAATCTTTTACCTACCTTAACCTTTAGAACTGAAGCAGGGATGGATTTAACAAACCAAAGGGAAAAAGGTTATCAGGGTCGTTTAACGAATGATGGTGGTCCTTTTGGAAATGCAACGGATAGAACTGTTACATTGTTAAATACAACTTCAAACTCCTATTTTACCTTTGATAAAACTTTTAAGGAGAATTACAACGTAAACCTTGTAGGAGGTATGTCATATCAGGAAGCCGTTTGGAATACTGCTATCGTTACTGCTCAAAATTTCCCAAGCGATCAATTTAAACGGATTGATAGTGCAGCAGAGATAACTGGTGCAGGTTCAAATGGTACTAACTACAGCTTCTTATCCTATTTCTTAAGAAGTAATTTAAAATTTTTCGACAAGTATTTAATTACTTTTAGCGGTAGAATTGATGGTTCTTCACGATTTGGTAAAAACTCTCGTTATGGTTTCTTCCCTGCTGGTTCGGTAGCATGGGTTGTATCTAAAGAGAAATTTATGTCAAATCAAAAAATAGTTAGTTTCCTAAAACTACGTACTAGTTGGGGTGTTACTGGAAATGCTGAGATTGGAAACTTTAGTTCCAGAGGTCTATATCAAGCAAGTAATTATGCTGGATATTCAGGTTTAGTTCCTGGCGGTATTGCAAGTCCTGATTTAAAATGGGAAACAACCAAGCAAACCGATTTTGGTATTGATTTTGGATTTTTAGATAATCGCATTACAGGTGAATTTGATTATTATATTAAGAAAACTTCCGATTTGTTATTAAATGTTACTTTACCTTCTACCAATGGTTATACTTCTGTAACCAAGAATGTTGGAAACTTGGAAAATAAAGGATGGGAGTTTGTAATTAATACTAACAACTTAACTGGCGAATTCCAATGGAATACAAGTTTCAATATTTCAGCCAATAAGAATAAAATTACAAACCTTGGTGGTAAAGTAATCAGCACTGGTATTTGGAGAGCAATGGAAAATTATCCAATTGGCGTTTTCTATACTAAGAAATTTGCTGGAGTTGACCCAGCAAATGGCGATGCACTTTTCTATACAGATGCAACTAGAACTACAACAACAAACATATTGTCGCAAGCAGCGAGTCAGGTGGTTGGTGATCCAAACCCCGATTTTGTTGGTGGTATTACCAATAATTTTAAATACAAGGGCTTTGACTTGAATTTTGTATTCCAGTTTGTTCATGGAAACGATATATTTAATGGTGGTCGTCAATGGCAGGCAGACGGGCTATCATACTTTGATAACCAAACATTAGATATATATAATAGTAATCGTTGGAAAACTCCTGGGCAAATCACTAATCAACCTCAATCAAGATTTGATATGGGCAATGGTTATGGACTTTCTTCAATGTTAGTTTTTGATGGTTCTTATATTAGATTAAAAGATATCACATTAGGATATTCAGTACCTACTAAACTAATCTCCCGAGTTGGATTAACAAGTGTAAGGGTATTTGTTAAAGGGTTAAATGTTTGGACAAAGACCAAATACCCAGGATGGGATCCTGAAACCAATTTTACTGGTACAGGTGCATCCGCGCAAACCCAAAATTTACAGCAAGGGTATGATTTTTATACATCACCACAACCAAGAACAATTACATTTGGCTTGCAACTAGGTTTTTAA
- a CDS encoding methyltransferase domain-containing protein, whose product MLSKFTYRSNQKELLDEPTIHSGLLHKNLRELDILNRTTGGHAISLKGIKQLITDHHKTYHIVDLGCGSGDTLRVIADWARANNFQVRLTGVDMNADAIDYLKDHCANYPEIDGIATDYQEYLNNVRSM is encoded by the coding sequence ATGTTGAGTAAATTCACATATCGATCCAACCAGAAGGAATTGCTCGATGAACCTACCATCCACAGCGGTTTACTCCACAAAAACCTCCGCGAACTCGATATTCTTAACAGAACAACGGGCGGTCATGCTATATCATTAAAAGGGATAAAACAGCTAATTACCGATCATCATAAAACCTATCACATTGTTGATTTAGGATGCGGTAGCGGCGATACACTGCGGGTTATTGCCGATTGGGCTCGGGCTAATAATTTCCAAGTAAGGTTAACAGGTGTGGATATGAATGCCGATGCCATTGATTATTTGAAAGATCATTGTGCGAATTATCCTGAAATAGATGGCATAGCAACAGATTATCAGGAGTATTTAAATAACGTGCGTTCGATGTAA
- a CDS encoding peroxiredoxin, translating into MKTKILLIMVLFLSTSQLWAQDNSNVRIPLIGESAPSFTAQSTNGEISFPADYGSKWKILFSHPRDFTPVCSSELLEMAYLQNDFDKMGVKLVVVSTDTLYQHVAWKKTLEEINYKNREKVKIKFAIVDDQSWSIAKKYGMLHPKESTTSDVRGVYIIDPDDKIQAIFFYPMNIGRNFDEIKRTIAALQSTYKNKLLTSADWKPGDDFMVPYQKTNDGGDLTKNKSDYYQVSWFMTFLKSKGISEK; encoded by the coding sequence ATGAAAACAAAAATTTTATTAATTATGGTATTGTTTTTATCTACGAGCCAATTATGGGCACAAGATAATAGCAATGTTAGGATTCCTCTAATTGGGGAAAGCGCTCCTTCTTTTACTGCACAATCTACAAATGGTGAAATTTCATTTCCTGCCGATTATGGAAGTAAATGGAAGATTCTATTTAGCCATCCTCGTGATTTTACGCCAGTTTGTTCTTCGGAACTTTTAGAAATGGCATACTTGCAAAATGATTTTGATAAAATGGGTGTTAAACTCGTTGTTGTTTCTACTGATACCCTTTATCAACATGTTGCATGGAAAAAGACGTTAGAGGAGATTAACTATAAAAATAGGGAAAAGGTTAAAATTAAATTTGCCATTGTTGATGATCAAAGCTGGTCCATTGCTAAAAAATATGGAATGCTACACCCTAAAGAAAGCACTACATCAGATGTAAGGGGTGTTTACATTATTGATCCAGATGATAAAATTCAAGCAATCTTTTTTTATCCTATGAATATTGGAAGAAATTTCGATGAGATTAAAAGAACTATTGCAGCATTGCAATCAACGTATAAGAATAAACTTTTAACTTCAGCCGATTGGAAACCTGGCGATGATTTTATGGTTCCTTACCAAAAGACAAATGATGGAGGGGATTTAACTAAGAATAAATCAGATTATTATCAAGTATCATGGTTTATGACCTTTTTGAAATCAAAGGGTATCTCTGAAAAGTAA
- a CDS encoding MBL fold metallo-hydrolase, which produces MKTFAVLLAFIGISAINVNAQNSDTISTTKGNIIIHFLGHGSLMFDFNGKFIYIDPFSKVADYSTQPKAGLILVTHHHGDHLDSTALKDVWKDNTVLYWTQECEKQSKFKPKSNVVNNNEHVQYDDISIEAVPAYNIVNVRQNGTPYHIKGEGNGYILNMGNKRVYVAGDTENIPEMTTFQPIDIAFLPMNLPYTMTPEMVKEAALMLNPKILYPYHTGKTDTSTIVNLLKDFPIEVRIRKME; this is translated from the coding sequence ATGAAAACATTCGCTGTCCTTCTAGCCTTTATAGGTATTTCAGCAATAAATGTAAATGCTCAAAATTCAGATACCATTTCAACTACTAAAGGAAATATAATCATCCATTTTCTTGGACATGGCTCATTAATGTTCGACTTTAATGGAAAATTTATTTACATAGATCCCTTCTCTAAAGTAGCTGACTATTCCACACAGCCAAAAGCTGGCCTGATATTGGTTACACACCATCATGGTGATCATCTTGATTCTACTGCACTAAAAGATGTCTGGAAAGACAATACGGTTCTATACTGGACTCAAGAATGCGAAAAACAGAGCAAATTCAAACCTAAATCAAATGTTGTCAATAATAACGAGCATGTACAATATGATGATATTTCGATTGAAGCAGTCCCCGCTTACAATATTGTTAATGTAAGACAAAATGGAACTCCATACCACATTAAAGGGGAAGGTAATGGCTATATATTAAATATGGGTAACAAAAGAGTATATGTTGCTGGTGATACAGAAAATATCCCTGAAATGACAACATTTCAACCTATTGATATTGCGTTCCTACCAATGAATTTACCATACACTATGACCCCTGAAATGGTAAAAGAGGCAGCATTAATGTTAAATCCAAAGATTTTATACCCTTATCACACAGGTAAAACCGATACTTCTACAATAGTTAATTTACTTAAAGATTTTCCTATAGAGGTCAGAATAAGAAAAATGGAATAG
- a CDS encoding UbiA family prenyltransferase, protein MIKKVLILSWFDKSTIKHLRLPFSFFLMPVFLFALSQASTINWQTAAIAFVILHLLIFPSSNGYNSYQDRDETSIGGLKYPPKVSESLFYATLLMDILGVLCALIVSVNFSLLVLMFVLISRAYSYRKLRLKKYAFIGFLTVFFFQGAFVYLMASSAIGEFSFRAFFTLNSIICMSIASLFIGSIYPLTQIYQHEADKKDGVISISYKLGYIGTFVFSAIQFSIATIILYYYFSIKHQQIAMALFLLMMLPVIVKLSVWFNKVRKDTSNANFENTMAMNLLTSTCMNLYFLLLILNNHYTWF, encoded by the coding sequence ATGATAAAAAAAGTACTTATTCTCTCTTGGTTCGATAAAAGCACAATTAAGCACTTACGGTTGCCTTTTTCGTTTTTTCTAATGCCTGTATTCCTATTCGCTTTAAGTCAGGCAAGCACAATAAACTGGCAAACAGCTGCAATTGCATTCGTAATACTGCATCTACTTATATTCCCGTCAAGCAACGGTTATAATAGCTATCAGGATAGGGACGAAACCAGCATTGGTGGGCTAAAATATCCTCCAAAGGTTTCCGAGAGTTTATTCTATGCCACGCTTTTAATGGATATTCTGGGTGTTTTGTGCGCTTTAATAGTTTCTGTTAACTTCTCTCTATTGGTTTTGATGTTTGTACTTATTTCGCGCGCCTATAGCTATCGCAAATTGCGATTAAAAAAATATGCATTTATTGGCTTTTTAACAGTTTTCTTTTTCCAAGGAGCATTTGTTTATCTGATGGCTTCTTCGGCAATTGGGGAGTTTTCATTTAGGGCTTTTTTCACGCTTAATAGTATCATCTGCATGAGCATAGCAAGCCTCTTTATTGGAAGCATCTACCCCCTCACACAAATCTATCAGCACGAGGCCGATAAAAAGGATGGAGTAATTAGCATTAGCTATAAACTTGGATACATTGGCACCTTTGTATTTTCGGCAATACAATTCTCAATTGCAACCATAATCCTATACTATTACTTCAGCATAAAACATCAGCAAATAGCCATGGCCCTGTTTCTACTAATGATGCTGCCCGTTATCGTTAAGCTATCCGTATGGTTTAACAAAGTCCGTAAGGATACATCCAATGCAAATTTCGAAAACACAATGGCAATGAACTTACTAACATCAACTTGCATGAATTTGTACTTTCTACTGCTGATATTAAATAACCATTACACCTGGTTTTAG
- a CDS encoding GNAT family N-acetyltransferase yields MYEDINFEFVKIANEEELIDLYKDGGWWKESPTERNNLPILVKNSFCFIVAKTNEGKIIGMGRVISDGVSDGYIQDVIVNKSHRNKGIGKLLVIKLRDYCLNKGLSWIGLIAEPGTEGFYTKLGFSEMIAYKPMLLTKK; encoded by the coding sequence ATGTACGAAGATATCAATTTTGAGTTTGTTAAAATAGCTAATGAAGAAGAATTGATCGATCTCTACAAAGATGGAGGTTGGTGGAAAGAAAGCCCTACTGAAAGGAATAATTTACCTATTCTAGTTAAGAATAGTTTTTGTTTTATAGTTGCCAAGACCAATGAAGGCAAAATCATTGGAATGGGCAGGGTAATCTCTGATGGAGTTAGCGATGGCTATATTCAGGACGTGATTGTAAACAAGTCGCACAGAAATAAAGGAATAGGGAAACTATTGGTGATTAAACTTAGGGATTATTGCCTGAATAAAGGACTTTCGTGGATAGGACTTATTGCAGAACCAGGAACAGAAGGCTTTTACACAAAACTGGGATTTAGTGAAATGATTGCCTATAAACCAATGTTACTAACTAAGAAGTAG
- a CDS encoding RagB/SusD family nutrient uptake outer membrane protein — translation MKRNKNIIVVALLSMAMLFSACDKYLNIEPQQSIDDIKVYTNQDGVVGALEGTYSILGGTDFFAGTSVFHSDLIANSNNSTIGWVGTFNGYKQMNNKALDPTEGTIAAKWNSAYQAINVLNNCLANLDKIKDADVRTRVYGEAKFLRGVFYFELVRFYALPYGAVVGNTQLGVPIITDPVLDLTKITYPARASVNDVYTLIISDLTYAKDSLAPGKADSNRGLATSTNASAFLTRVYMSMGDWANAATEATTVIDEFGGASTLNTTPRACYNNAGYTTEDVFMIRQNLTSNAGSSNNGVGTFYASLPGYGRGDAYVRAGHLALYEATDTRGGLMDNPDAKTAADIKEMYYWGVGTNSGRRMTAKYAKFDAYVNVIRLAEMYLSRAEANFMNASTIGDTPRSDIDVIRARANATPLAADPTLAEIKAEWVKEMCFEGHALANLKRWKGSTVAPSTSPWAGQSIPWDDGRLVLPIPQREMDVNTNLVQNPAYVH, via the coding sequence ATGAAAAGAAATAAAAATATAATAGTTGTCGCGTTGCTGTCAATGGCTATGCTATTCTCCGCATGCGATAAATACCTAAATATTGAACCTCAACAATCAATTGATGACATTAAGGTTTATACTAATCAAGATGGAGTTGTTGGTGCGTTAGAGGGGACATATTCAATATTGGGAGGTACAGATTTCTTTGCTGGAACAAGTGTTTTCCATTCCGATTTAATAGCAAATAGCAATAATTCAACAATTGGTTGGGTTGGAACATTTAATGGTTATAAACAAATGAATAATAAAGCGTTGGATCCAACCGAAGGTACTATTGCCGCAAAATGGAATTCGGCTTATCAGGCAATTAATGTTCTTAATAACTGTTTGGCAAATTTGGATAAGATTAAAGATGCTGATGTAAGAACAAGAGTATATGGTGAGGCTAAGTTCCTTCGTGGCGTTTTTTATTTTGAGTTGGTGCGTTTTTATGCTTTACCTTATGGTGCTGTAGTTGGTAATACTCAATTAGGTGTACCAATCATAACAGATCCTGTTCTTGATTTAACAAAAATTACATACCCTGCTAGAGCTTCAGTTAACGATGTTTATACTTTAATTATAAGCGATTTAACCTACGCCAAAGATTCATTGGCTCCAGGTAAAGCAGATTCCAATAGAGGATTAGCTACTTCTACCAATGCTAGTGCTTTTTTGACTAGAGTATATATGTCAATGGGTGATTGGGCAAATGCAGCTACCGAAGCAACAACTGTTATTGATGAGTTTGGTGGTGCATCAACTCTCAACACTACTCCACGTGCTTGTTATAATAATGCTGGCTATACAACTGAGGATGTATTCATGATTAGACAAAACCTTACAAGTAATGCAGGTTCAAGCAATAATGGTGTTGGTACTTTTTATGCTAGTTTACCGGGATATGGTCGTGGTGATGCTTATGTAAGAGCTGGTCATCTTGCTTTATATGAGGCTACTGATACTAGGGGTGGTTTAATGGATAACCCTGATGCTAAAACGGCTGCTGATATTAAGGAGATGTATTACTGGGGTGTTGGAACAAACTCTGGTCGCAGAATGACCGCTAAATATGCCAAATTTGATGCGTATGTAAACGTTATTCGCTTAGCTGAAATGTATCTTTCAAGGGCTGAGGCCAACTTTATGAATGCATCTACAATTGGTGATACCCCAAGGAGTGATATTGATGTTATTCGTGCTAGAGCAAATGCTACTCCACTAGCAGCAGACCCAACTTTAGCTGAAATTAAAGCAGAATGGGTAAAAGAAATGTGTTTTGAAGGCCATGCACTAGCTAATTTAAAAAGGTGGAAGGGCAGTACAGTAGCTCCAAGCACTTCACCTTGGGCTGGACAGTCTATCCCATGGGATGATGGAAGGTTAGTTCTCCCAATACCACAAAGAGAAATGGATGTAAATACTAACTTAGTTCAGAATCCTGCTTATGTTCACTAA
- a CDS encoding PorT family protein: MKKILLSLLLATLLLGAHSQNIEFKAGLSLSKALYFVGDTSVFTNRLPGINAGVIKEFKLANNLYLSTSICFSQRGYKINDSDVHLKYRFNYIDIPASIVYKFELDDINLNFEFGPYLAIGINGKYIQGGKTNKIHFGNDTNQVKRFDFGLNLGYCLEFEKIALRLNYMVGFIDFANNGTESLKNRMFSFTVGYKIK, encoded by the coding sequence ATGAAAAAAATATTATTAAGCCTTTTACTTGCAACTCTTTTGCTTGGAGCACATTCTCAAAATATTGAGTTTAAGGCGGGATTAAGCCTGTCGAAGGCACTTTATTTTGTTGGAGATACATCAGTTTTTACAAATAGATTACCCGGAATAAATGCTGGAGTAATTAAAGAGTTTAAACTTGCAAATAATCTGTATCTGTCCACTAGTATCTGCTTTTCCCAACGGGGTTATAAAATTAACGACTCTGATGTTCATCTAAAGTATAGGTTCAACTATATTGATATACCTGCTAGCATCGTTTACAAATTTGAGCTCGATGATATCAACTTAAATTTTGAATTTGGACCATATTTAGCAATAGGTATAAATGGGAAATATATTCAGGGTGGAAAGACTAATAAAATACATTTTGGAAATGATACCAACCAAGTAAAAAGGTTTGATTTTGGTTTGAACTTAGGCTATTGCCTCGAATTTGAAAAGATTGCCTTGCGGCTAAACTATATGGTTGGATTTATTGATTTTGCTAATAATGGAACTGAATCGTTGAAGAATAGAATGTTCAGTTTTACTGTTGGTTATAAAATCAAATAG